In the Candidatus Dormiibacterota bacterium genome, CGCGGCGATCTCGCTCGGGGCAACGTGGCCGATCTGTCGCTGCACCTGTATTTCGCCGCGATGGGCCTCTACGTCGGCGGCATGTTCTTCTATTTCGCCTTCTTCGCGTACCGCACCGAGGCGCTGCGCTGGGTCGGGATCGCGCTGGTCGGCCCGGGCGCGGTGCTCCACCTTGGCGCGATCGTCACGCGCGGCTTTGCGGATGGCCACTACCCGCTCGCCAACATGTACGAGTACAGCTCAATGCTGTCGCTGGTCGCGGTCACGGTCTTCTTGCTGATGACGATCCGCTGGCCGGTGGCGTCGCTGGGTGGCGGTGTCGCCCTCTTCGTGGTCGTCGCCCTGATGGGGATCGGCTACGGCCTCTACCAGTCACCCGAGCCGCTGGTGCCGGCCTTGCAGAGCTACTGGCTCAAGATCCATGTCTCCAGCATGATGGCCTCCTCCGGCATCCTGGTCTTAAGCTTCGTCTTCGCCGCGCTCTACCTGGTCAAGGACCGCAGCGCCAGCGTGAAGTCGTGGTTGAACGGCTCAGCGATCGCCGCCCGTCTGCCCTCGCTGGAAACGCTCGACCGGTTGACCTTCCGCGCCATCTTGCTCGGCTTTCCCATCTGGACATTCGGCACGATGGCCGGTGCCATCTGGGGCGAGCACGCGTGGGGCCGCTGGTGGGGTTGGGACCCGAAGGAGACCTGGGCGGCCATCACCTGGATCATCTACGCGATCTACCTGCACTCGCATAGTCTTCGCGTCTGGCGCGGGCGGCGCACGGCGCTGATCGCGACGGCGGGCTTCATCTCGATCATGATCACGCTCTACGCCGTCAACCTGTGGATCGTCGGACTTCATAGCTACGCGAAGGGCGCCGGCTAACCCGCGGTCTCACTAACCCTGACGCGACGAGGCTGACGTGAAATTTCGGCCTCGGTTGATCCCGGCTCCGCCGAGTCATGTGTCCGGCCTGCTGAGTCCCAGCTGGCGAACCAGCCTCTACGTCACCTGTGTCGCGCAGGCGACCGCCATGCTCGCCTTCGGATTCGTGCTGCCGTTTCTCCCGCTCTACCTCAAGGAAATTGGGGTCAGGCCGGACAGCGCGGTGGTCTTCTGGTCGGGCGCGCTGGTCGCCAGCACCGGCATTTCGCTCGCCATCTTCAGCCCGATCTGGGGCGCCCTTGCGGACCGGCACGGCCGCAAGCTCATGGTGCTGCGCTCGATGCTGATCGGCGGGCTGATCATCGCCCTGATGGGGCTGGTGCAAAACGTGGAGCAGTTCCTCGTCCTGCGCATCCTCCAGGGCGTGTTCACCGGCACGATCGCCGCAGCGACCGCGTTGGTGGCGGGCATCGTGCCGCGCGAGCGGCTCGCCTGGAGCATGGGGCTGCTCCAGACCAGCGTCTACGTGGGCATCTCGGCCGGCCCGGTGCTCGGCGGTCTGATCGCCCAGGCCGTTGGCATCCGCGGGACGTTCTTCGTCGCCGGGGCGATGCTGGCGATCGCCGGGATCTTCGTCTGGCAGTTCGTCCACGAGCATTTCACGCCGCCGTCGATGATGAAGCGGCCGGGCTTCTTCAAGACGGTGGGCATCGGGCTGCGCTCGCCGATCCTGATGCCCCTGATGGTGACGCTGCTCCTGGTCCAGCTGAGCTCGGCCATCGTCTTCCCCATCCTGCCGTTGTTCGTCGAGCGTCTCTCGTCGGCTACGGACCCGGTCAAGCTCTACGCCGGCCTGGCGTTCGGAGCGACGGCGGTCTGCAGCGCGCTTGCCGCGCTCTTCTACAGCCGCCTCGTCGATCGCTCCGGCTACCGGCGGATCCTGATTCTTGCCTGCTTCGGTGCCGCCCTCTTCTTTCTGCCGCAGGCTTTCGTGAAGAACATCGGCCAGTTTCTGTTGTTGCGCGCCGGGCTCGGCATCTTTTTCGGTGTGCTGATCCCGGCGACCAATGCCATCGTGGGTCTCTCGACACCGCCCGCGCTTCGCGGCTCGGCCTATGGGCTGACCAGCAGCGCGACCGCGGTCGGCAACGCGATCGGGCCGCTGCTCGGAGCGACGCTGGCGGCCAGCTTCGGCTATCCCTCGATCTTCATCGCCACGGCCGGGGTGCTGACGCTGCTCGGGCTGTGGGTGATCCTGCGGGTCCGCGAACCGATGGCCAATCCCCCACCGTAACCCTCCCCCGCAAGCGGGGGAGGGAAAATGCCTTAAGGCCGGTACACTCATCGAGATGCCCCTGCTCGAGCAGTCTCTCGTGGACAGCGTGATCAAGCGCGCGCTGCGGTCTGGCGCCGATTTCGTCGAGCTCTTCGTCGAGCGCAAGCGCAATCAGTCGATCAGTGTCGAGGAGAGCAAGGTGCAGCGGGTCAGCTCCGGCAATGACCTGGGCGCCGGGTTACGCATCATCCACCAGGGAACCGTCAGCTACGTGTACACCGAGGATCTCTCGGAAGACGGCCTGCTCAAGACCGCCGACCTGGCGGCGCAGATCGGGCGGCGCGGCGGTGGGAAGTTTGCTTTCGGCGAGTTGACCGGGACGCCGAAAAATCTGCAGCGGATCGAGGTGCCGCCGGACACCGTCGGGGCGGAGGCGAAGATCGAACTGTTGCTCGAAGCCGATCAGGCGGCCCGAGCGGTGAGCGGCGCTGTCAAACAGGTTGCGGTCGGCTACGGCCAGAGTTCGCAGGAGGTGCTGGTCGCCACCTCGGAGGGCATCCATCATGCCGATTCCCGCACCCGCGTCCGCCTCATGGTGCACGCTGTTGCCGAGCGCAACGGCGAGATCCAAACCGCGATGGAAGCGCCCGGCATGCAGCGCGGCTTCGAATTCTTCGACGACACCTCGGCGGCCGAGTATGCTCGTGCCGCCGCCGAGCGCGCGGTCGCCCTGCTCGATGCCGCGCCGTCGCCCGCCGGTCAGATGGCGGTGATCATCGGTAACGAGTTCGGTGGGGTTCTCTTCCACGAAGCGTGCGGGCACGGGCTCGAAGCGGACTTCGTCGGCAAGGGATCGACCGTCTTCACCGGCAAGATCGGCCAGGCGGTCGCGAGCCCGATCGTCACGGCCATCGATGACGGCACGATGCCCAGCCGCTGGGGAACCTTGACCGTCGACGACGAAGGCGTGCCGACCCGCCGCAATGTCCTCATCCAGGACGGCGTCCTCGTCAGTTACATGTACGACCGGCTCCGGGCCGGTCAGCAACACCACCCGGTCACCGGGAATGGTCGTCGCCAGTCCTACCAGCACCTGCCGATCCCGCGGATGACCAACACCTTCATCGCCGCCGGCGCGCACACGGTGGAGGACATCATCGCGGCCACACCGCGGGGGCTCTACGCCAAGAAACTCGGTGCCGGGCAGGTCGATGTCACGAGCGGTGACTTCGTCTTCGCGGTCACCGAGGGCTACTTGATCGAGGGCGGCCGCATCGGCCGGCCGGTGCGCGGCGCGACGATCGTCGGCAACGGGCCGCGCGCCCTGCACAAGATCGACATGGTCGCAAACGACCTCAAGCTTGCCCCCGGCACCTGCGGCAAGGAAGGTCAGGGCGTCCCGGTGTCCGTTGGCCAGCCAACCATCCGCATCTCGGAACTCACCGTCGGCGGCACCGGGGTGGTACCCGGCGGCGCTATGCGGCAGTGAACCCGATCGGCGAAAGCGTCCTGGCGCGCTGCAAAGCGCACGGGGCGGAGGACGCCGAGCTGTACATCTCGCGCGGCACCGAGTTCACCGTCCGGGTTTACAAGGGTGAGATCGAGTCCCTGGTGTCAGCGGAAAGCCGTGGGATCGGGCTTCGCACCTTTCGTGAACAGCGCGTTGGCTTTTCGTACACCTCCGACTTCGAGCCCGCGGCGCTCGACAGCCTGGTGGATGAGGCGCTCCTCAATGGGCGCTACAACCACGCCGACGACGCCAATGTGTTGCCGGACACCCGGCCCTTCGACCCGCTGGGTGGGCTCGCGTCACCGGCGCTCCTCGGTGTCGACCCGCAACGAAAGATCGACTTCGCACTCGAGATGGAACGGCGCGCGACCTCGCTCGATGCGCGCGTCCGCCGAGTCAGCGATGCGATCTACAGCGATGGCAGCGGCCAGGTCGAGATCTACAACAGCCGCGGGCTCGAGGCATCCTTCGACCGGACCGTCGCCTACGGCGTGCTGGAGACGATCGCCGAACAGGACACCGAGATGCAATCCGGGTTTGCCTTCACGCATGGCCGCGACCTGGACAAGCTGGATCTGGCCGGGGTGGTGAAGGAGGCCGTGGAGAACGCGGCGGGCCTGCTGGGCGCGCGTCCGGTGCCAACGGCGAGCGTCCCGGTCGTGCTGCATCCGCACGCCGCCGCGATGATCCTCGGTGTGCTCGCCAGCTCTTTCAGCGCGGATGCCGTGATCAAGCGGCGCTCGTTGCTGGCCGGGAAGGTCGGCGAGCAGGTGGCCGCGGCGATCGTGACCATCACCGACGACCCGCGTCTTCCCGAAGGCCTGGCGAGTCGGCCGTTCGACGGCGAGGGTGTGCCGGCCGCCCGCACCGAGCTGATCGCCGCGGGCGTCCTCAAGGGCTATCTCCACAACACCTACACGGCGATGCGCAGCAAAAGCCAGTCGACCGGGAGCGCCGTACGCTCCTACAAGAGCGTGCCCGAGGTGGGCGTCTCGAACCTGGTGCTCAAGCCCGGCAATCTTTCGCGGGAGGCGCTGCTGACCCGCGTCAGCAACGGGCTGCATGTCTCGCAGCTGACTGGCTTGAACACGGTCAACCCCGTTTCCGGGGAGTTTTCGCTAGGACTCACCGGCCACTGGATCGAGAACGGCCACCTGACCCGGCCGGTCAAGGAGCTGACGGTGGCGGGCAATGTCATCGCCCTGATGCAGAAGGTGGTGGCCGTCGCCGACGACCTTCGCTTCATGTTCGCCGGCGGTTTCTGCGGCAGTCCGACGGTGCTGATCGAGGAGCTACCCGTCGGCGGTCTCTAGTCGCGCGCGTCCGCTAAGGCCCGTTCTCACTCTGCTCCTCCTCTGGTTGGTCGGTGTCAATCTGCGCACCGTCATCCTCGGCGTCCCGCCCACGCTGCCGGCCCTGCACCGCGCGCTCTCGCTCACCTACAGCGCCGGCGGGCTCTTGACCTCACTGCCGGTGCTATTGATGGCGCTCGGTGCGATCCCGGGTGCCTACCTTGTCAGCCGCGTCGGCGCGCGCCGGGCGGTTGCGGTGGGGCTCGCCCTGGTCGCGATCGGAGCTGCTCTGCGGGGCGCCTTCCCAAATGCGGTCATGCTCTTCGCCTTTACGGTGGTGTTCGCGCTGGGGATCGCGGTGGCGCAACCGGCGATGCCGAGCCTGGCGCAGGCCTGGTTCCCGCAGCGGATCGGACGGGCGATCGCGATCTACTCCAATGGCTTGCTGGTTGGCGAGGTGATCGCGGCCAGCATCACGCTGCCGTTCCTGCTGGTGCCCTTTGGCTGGCAGGTCGCGCTCGCGGTGTGGGCCGTGCCGGCGGCCATCGTGCTCGCGCTCTGGCTGATCGGCACCCCGACATCGGAGGCCGCGGTGGCGACCGCAGGCGCCTGGCTCCCCGACTGGCGGAGCGGGCGCATGCTCCGGGTCGGCTTGCTGATGGGTGGGGCCAGCCTCGTCTACTTCGGCATGAACAGCTGGATCCCCGACACGCTCGACGCGCGCCATGCTCATGCGTTGATTCCGTTGACCCTCGGCGCGCTGAACGCGATGCAACTCCCCATCAGTTTCTGGCTGGCGTTACGCGGCGACAGGATGCTGGGACGCCGCTGGCCCTATGTCCTTGCCGGGGTCGGGTCGATTGTGGGCGTCGCCGGTTATGCGCTGGCCCCGGCCGCCAGCGCGCCGGTCTGGGCGGGTCTCGCAGGGGCTGGCGCCAGTCTCGCCTTCATCCTCAACCTGGGCCTACCGGCCCTCTTCTCACCATCCGAGGTCGCGCGCACCAGCGGCTTGATGTTCACGATTGGCTACGGTGCGGCCTTCTTCGGCCCCGCGCTCGGGGGCTTTGCCTGGGACTGGAGCGGTCAATTCCGGTTCGCGCTGCTGCCGATGCTGATCGGTTCGCTCGCGATGCTCGCGTTCGGCGCGACCTTGCCCGCAATACGGATCAGTCCCGCAGGTCGGTCGGCGGCGTCCTCAGCAGACCGGTAATTGCCCGCAACCCGTTCAGAACGTCGTCGCGGTCGATCGCGTCGCGTCCGGCGCGCAGCGCGCGGGCCGTCGCGATCACTTGCGCGCTGAACGTCACGTAGCTGGTGAGGATGCTGCCGCGGACCGCGTGCAGCCGTCCTTGCGTGACCTCGGCTTCCACAGTGCCGAGCAGGCGGCCGGCCCGGCGCAGCGTCGGGTAGGCGTTGTCACGGGTCAGCTTGATCCGACGCAGCCGGTGAAAATAGGCGATGTCCGGCTCGGCCGGCGGCGGGGTGTCCATGAAGCGTTCAGCGCCGGCCAGCAGGCGCCGCATCGCGCCGTAGGCCGCATCGAGCCGGGCACTGCCGGTGCGCTCCTGGGTGTAGCCGTAGTGCCAGAGGATCACCGCATCGGCGAAGGAAAAGAACACGTTGCGATAGAGCGTGTCCCCGGTCAGCGTCGACATCAGCGCATTCCGCAGGCCGGCTTTGGCCTGCTTCAAGAGGGGTCGCTCGAAGAGGTCGTCGACCAATCCGGCCCACTGCGGGCGCGCCGCCTGGGAGGCGGTCGCCATCACCTGGAACGCGCGGATCGAGGGTAGTGCTTCGATCGCGGCGGCGACAGACGTCGATTCGCGGCCACCCAGCTCGAGCAATGCCGCGCGCGCCTCGGCGACCGCGGGATTCACGAGCGTGGGGCTCATCCGGCCTTCTCGAGGAACGGCCACTGCACCCGAGCCCCGAGCCGGTCCAGGTAACGGATGTCGATGATTTGCTTGGGGGCCTCGTAGTCGTCGCCGTTGAAGCCGTGGTAGTCGCTCCCGACGGTCATCAGTAGCCCATGCTGGTGGGCCAGCTCTTCGTAAATGGGGATCTGCTCTGGTTTGTGGCGGCGCGTGTAGACCTCCAGGCCATCGAGTATGGGCAAGACCTCCTTCATCAAGTCCTGGTCGGGCACCACTCCCGGATGCGCATGGACCGCCAGCCCGCCGGCCCCGTGGATGGTGTCGATCGCCTCTCGCGGTGATGGGATCGGGGTATAGAAATCGGCCGGCATGAAATCAACGGCCTTTCGCACACTGTCCCAGGCCTCTCTCTCCGTCATCAACCCGTGCTGAAGAACGAGCTTGAGGACGGCACCGGGCATCACGGTCGGTTTGTAGGCGAAGGCGTCGAGCCCGAGGTCGCGCCCGATCCCTTGCTCCTGCAGGATCCGGATCCAGGCGTTGGTCTGCTTGCGGAACACGCCCTGGGTCCGTTCGAGGAGCGCGAGGAGCGGGGGATAGTTCAGGTCGACCCCGTGCCCGAGGATGTGGCGGAACTGGTTGGGGGGATAGGTCGTGACCTCGAGGGCGGGTACGTAGCCAAGGCCGCGACCGTGGGCGATGGCCCGGGCACGGCTTACCCCCAGGATGGTGTCATGGTCGGTCAGCGCCATCACCCGAACCCCACGGTCGGCGGCTAGATTGGCGACCTCGTCAGGGTCGCGCCAGCCGTCACTCACCGTCGAATGCATGTGGAGGTCGGCTAGCACGGGCTCAGTTTACCGGGCACTTCCCGGATCTCGGCCCCAGCCGGATGGCAAACAGTGACGGTTTTCCGGACGGTCCCCGTTGAGAACGAATAAGAGCCGTCGGCAAAGTGTTTTCTTCAGGGGTGTATGGAGATGCTTGGAGAGCTAGAGCTGATTCGGTTGATCGAAGAGAACGAGTACCCCGCGCGCCTCGTCTCTGCCGGCGTGGTCTGGGTCGAGTTGGAGATCACAGACCCCAAGACCAACGCCGTTCGCCGGGAGCGGCTGTCCAAGTCAGCCTTCGCTGACCTCATCCTCGACTGGCGGGAGCGGCGCACACGCAATCTGCGCGAACTGAGCCCCGCCCTGCGCAAGATAGGCATTGCTGCCTAGTGCAATCGGCGCCCTTGAGTCTCTGGGCTAACAAAGGCTGACGCGGCCGCCCCAAGGGGGAAGCGACTGTTCGGCCAGAGGCCAGATGCGGCGGAGGCTGCATTGACAAGTTTTTCTGGCGGGCAGAAATCGCGACAGACAGCTGTCAAAGGCATGCCTCACGATGGGAGCATGGTCGCGATAGGGACGCTCGTAGAGCCTGGGGTGTCCAAACTCCAGGGTGCCGTCGACGAGCTCCAGACCGCCGTCCAGCGGGTGGCGCGCTGCATGGCCACCGCGGCGGAGGCCGACCTTGGCGAAGGGCTAATCCAGATCCGGGAAGTCGGGATCGATCCGCTGGAGGCGGCGTTTGCCAATGGGCTGCGGCGCTTCGATAAATCTGGGGAGTACAAAGCCGACGGCGCGCTCTCGGCGGTGGCCTGGGTGCGCGAGCGGTGCAACCTTTCCGCTGGAGCCGCCGCGGAACGGGTCAACGTCGCGCGTCAACTCGAGGCGCTGCCACAGATCGCCAAGGCGTTCGCCAGCGGCGACGTCGGCTTCCAGCACGTGGCGCTGATCGCTCGCACGGCGGAGAACGTCGGCAGCGCGCCCGTGCAACAAGAAGAAACGAACTTGCTCAAGGCGGCGCAAGCGATGGACCCGGGCCGCTTCGCCGCGGTCGCCAAAGGTTTCGAGCATCGGGTTGATGCGGCGGCCGCATTGGCCGAGACGAACCACGCCTACCAGCGACGGTACCTTCATATCAGCGAGCCGCAGGACGGCATGGTCCGGCTGGATGGCATCCTCGATCTCGAGGGCGGTGCCACGCTAAAGACGGCGCTCAACGCGCCGATGCCGCCACCGGCGAACGACGATGTCCGGACGCCCGGTCAGCGCCGCGTTGACGCCCTGGTTGACCTCGCCCGTCGGCCACTGGATGGCAGCAAGCTCGGGACGGTCGGCGGCCAGCGCCCGCATCT is a window encoding:
- the ccsB gene encoding c-type cytochrome biogenesis protein CcsB, yielding MARITVNEPVTAATTAARRRGPVLWRFVPLAFYLLAFTLVRGDLARGNVADLSLHLYFAAMGLYVGGMFFYFAFFAYRTEALRWVGIALVGPGAVLHLGAIVTRGFADGHYPLANMYEYSSMLSLVAVTVFLLMTIRWPVASLGGGVALFVVVALMGIGYGLYQSPEPLVPALQSYWLKIHVSSMMASSGILVLSFVFAALYLVKDRSASVKSWLNGSAIAARLPSLETLDRLTFRAILLGFPIWTFGTMAGAIWGEHAWGRWWGWDPKETWAAITWIIYAIYLHSHSLRVWRGRRTALIATAGFISIMITLYAVNLWIVGLHSYAKGAG
- a CDS encoding MFS transporter, with translation MKFRPRLIPAPPSHVSGLLSPSWRTSLYVTCVAQATAMLAFGFVLPFLPLYLKEIGVRPDSAVVFWSGALVASTGISLAIFSPIWGALADRHGRKLMVLRSMLIGGLIIALMGLVQNVEQFLVLRILQGVFTGTIAAATALVAGIVPRERLAWSMGLLQTSVYVGISAGPVLGGLIAQAVGIRGTFFVAGAMLAIAGIFVWQFVHEHFTPPSMMKRPGFFKTVGIGLRSPILMPLMVTLLLVQLSSAIVFPILPLFVERLSSATDPVKLYAGLAFGATAVCSALAALFYSRLVDRSGYRRILILACFGAALFFLPQAFVKNIGQFLLLRAGLGIFFGVLIPATNAIVGLSTPPALRGSAYGLTSSATAVGNAIGPLLGATLAASFGYPSIFIATAGVLTLLGLWVILRVREPMANPPP
- a CDS encoding TldD/PmbA family protein, encoding MPLLEQSLVDSVIKRALRSGADFVELFVERKRNQSISVEESKVQRVSSGNDLGAGLRIIHQGTVSYVYTEDLSEDGLLKTADLAAQIGRRGGGKFAFGELTGTPKNLQRIEVPPDTVGAEAKIELLLEADQAARAVSGAVKQVAVGYGQSSQEVLVATSEGIHHADSRTRVRLMVHAVAERNGEIQTAMEAPGMQRGFEFFDDTSAAEYARAAAERAVALLDAAPSPAGQMAVIIGNEFGGVLFHEACGHGLEADFVGKGSTVFTGKIGQAVASPIVTAIDDGTMPSRWGTLTVDDEGVPTRRNVLIQDGVLVSYMYDRLRAGQQHHPVTGNGRRQSYQHLPIPRMTNTFIAAGAHTVEDIIAATPRGLYAKKLGAGQVDVTSGDFVFAVTEGYLIEGGRIGRPVRGATIVGNGPRALHKIDMVANDLKLAPGTCGKEGQGVPVSVGQPTIRISELTVGGTGVVPGGAMRQ
- a CDS encoding TldD/PmbA family protein produces the protein MNPIGESVLARCKAHGAEDAELYISRGTEFTVRVYKGEIESLVSAESRGIGLRTFREQRVGFSYTSDFEPAALDSLVDEALLNGRYNHADDANVLPDTRPFDPLGGLASPALLGVDPQRKIDFALEMERRATSLDARVRRVSDAIYSDGSGQVEIYNSRGLEASFDRTVAYGVLETIAEQDTEMQSGFAFTHGRDLDKLDLAGVVKEAVENAAGLLGARPVPTASVPVVLHPHAAAMILGVLASSFSADAVIKRRSLLAGKVGEQVAAAIVTITDDPRLPEGLASRPFDGEGVPAARTELIAAGVLKGYLHNTYTAMRSKSQSTGSAVRSYKSVPEVGVSNLVLKPGNLSREALLTRVSNGLHVSQLTGLNTVNPVSGEFSLGLTGHWIENGHLTRPVKELTVAGNVIALMQKVVAVADDLRFMFAGGFCGSPTVLIEELPVGGL
- a CDS encoding MFS transporter; the protein is MVGVNLRTVILGVPPTLPALHRALSLTYSAGGLLTSLPVLLMALGAIPGAYLVSRVGARRAVAVGLALVAIGAALRGAFPNAVMLFAFTVVFALGIAVAQPAMPSLAQAWFPQRIGRAIAIYSNGLLVGEVIAASITLPFLLVPFGWQVALAVWAVPAAIVLALWLIGTPTSEAAVATAGAWLPDWRSGRMLRVGLLMGGASLVYFGMNSWIPDTLDARHAHALIPLTLGALNAMQLPISFWLALRGDRMLGRRWPYVLAGVGSIVGVAGYALAPAASAPVWAGLAGAGASLAFILNLGLPALFSPSEVARTSGLMFTIGYGAAFFGPALGGFAWDWSGQFRFALLPMLIGSLAMLAFGATLPAIRISPAGRSAASSADR
- a CDS encoding PHP domain-containing protein; the encoded protein is MLADLHMHSTVSDGWRDPDEVANLAADRGVRVMALTDHDTILGVSRARAIAHGRGLGYVPALEVTTYPPNQFRHILGHGVDLNYPPLLALLERTQGVFRKQTNAWIRILQEQGIGRDLGLDAFAYKPTVMPGAVLKLVLQHGLMTEREAWDSVRKAVDFMPADFYTPIPSPREAIDTIHGAGGLAVHAHPGVVPDQDLMKEVLPILDGLEVYTRRHKPEQIPIYEELAHQHGLLMTVGSDYHGFNGDDYEAPKQIIDIRYLDRLGARVQWPFLEKAG
- a CDS encoding DUF222 domain-containing protein — encoded protein: MPHDGSMVAIGTLVEPGVSKLQGAVDELQTAVQRVARCMATAAEADLGEGLIQIREVGIDPLEAAFANGLRRFDKSGEYKADGALSAVAWVRERCNLSAGAAAERVNVARQLEALPQIAKAFASGDVGFQHVALIARTAENVGSAPVQQEETNLLKAAQAMDPGRFAAVAKGFEHRVDAAAALAETNHAYQRRYLHISEPQDGMVRLDGILDLEGGATLKTALNAPMPPPANDDVRTPGQRRVDALVDLARRPLDGSKLGTVGGQRPHLVITASAETLAGLSGAPPAEMAGAGPIAIETAQRYACDPTVSWLLGHGELESETASDAHRQIPAATRRALVARDRDCVFNGCHRPAIWCDGHHLVWWTRGGKTVLPNLALVCGRHHRMLHEEGWTLERTKDGHWRAKPPPQSVPANARSA